TTGGAAGATGATGAAATGCAAAAGACCACAGCAGCAAGCGGTACAAGGACTACTACCGCTTCACCGGTAATCCAGAAGTATGAAAAGGGTGTTAGCCTGGTAGGAGATGGTACGTGTCCTGTGTGCATAGAAAAATTTAAAGAAGGTGAATATTTTCGTACCTTGCCGGAGTGCAAGCACTCGTTTCACGCTGCATGCATTGACATGTGGCTCTATTCTCATCCGAATTGCCCA
This region of Malus domestica chromosome 07, GDT2T_hap1 genomic DNA includes:
- the LOC103436068 gene encoding RING-H2 finger protein ATL54-like; the encoded protein is MVSGESEYGPGLFLIIPLVVIIAIWWCCSCCFENIPHEEPTQRQLEDDEMQKTTAASGTRTTTASPVIQKYEKGVSLVGDGTCPVCIEKFKEGEYFRTLPECKHSFHAACIDMWLYSHPNCPVCRATATQFTVVVQR